The following DNA comes from Clostridia bacterium.
AAATTGAATCCAATAAAATCGGTAAGCCCATTGCCCTTACAGATAAGCAAATTAAAATTTCTAAGCACAAACAAGATATAAAGATGAATGAGTTTATTTCTCAACAATTTAGCAGTGAGGAACGCAATGCAAGACGTGAAATGTGTCAACTGATCCACAGGGCATATAACCAAAAATTATTTACTAGTACCCAAGGCACATTCTCACAAAGATTGGATGATAATTCTTTCCTCATCACCCCTTATGGCATAGATAGAAAATATTTAGATGTATCTGACATTGTAAAGATCAAGGATGGTTGGAAAGAATCAGGCAAAGAACCCAGTAGGTCTGTCATGCTGCATAAAAGTATTTATGAAAAACATCCTGATATTAATTCGGTTATCATCGCCCACCCACCGAATGTGATGACATTTGCAGTGACTGATCAAAGATTCGAGACTAAAACTATACCAGAGAGCTATATCATGCTCAGAAATATACCGAAGCTACCTTTTGGTATAAGTTTTATGCAACCGGAAATGACAGCAGATTCCTTCTCAAGAGAAACACCCATTGTCTTGGTGGAAAACGACTGTATAATTGTAACAGGAGATACTCTTTTAAATGCGTTTGACAGGCTAGAAGTTGCAGAATACAGTGCAAAAGCCATACTTCTAGCATCCTCCATCGGTGAACTTGTGGTCATAAACGATGATGAAATTTCAG
Coding sequences within:
- a CDS encoding class II aldolase/adducin family protein, which encodes MNFELMHPADQIVMIMERIYGYGMTTTSGGNLSILDDNGDIWITPKGIDKGSLTRQDIIRIKQDGTIDGIHEPSSELPFHERIYQKRPDIKAVIHAHPPALVSFSIIRKVPNIKLIPDACLICGEIGIAKYAVPGSKELGKNIAAEFEKGYRTVMLENHGVVVGSGDLFKAFMAFETLDFTARLEIESNKIGKPIALTDKQIKISKHKQDIKMNEFISQQFSSEERNARREMCQLIHRAYNQKLFTSTQGTFSQRLDDNSFLITPYGIDRKYLDVSDIVKIKDGWKESGKEPSRSVMLHKSIYEKHPDINSVIIAHPPNVMTFAVTDQRFETKTIPESYIMLRNIPKLPFGISFMQPEMTADSFSRETPIVLVENDCIIVTGDTLLNAFDRLEVAEYSAKAILLASSIGELVVINDDEISDLKKAFNL